From the Haladaptatus sp. DJG-WS-42 genome, the window ACGCCATCGCACCCGGCTACGTCGATACCGACCTCACCGAAGGCGTCACCGGCAACGACAAACTCGCCCAATCAATCCGCGACCGGACGCCGCTCGACCGCTTTGCCGACCCAGAAGAGCTGGCTGGCCCCGCCGTGTTCCTCGCCAGTCGCGCCGCCTCCTATGTGACCGGCGAGTGTCTCGCCGTCGATGGCGGGTGGACGGCCCGGTAAGTCGGCGGTAGAATCAAGTGCGCAACCCGTCTCGGTGTGGGTAGTATGCCCGCGGATGCCGTCTTGCTCGACATCGAAGAGGGAATTGCGACCATCACGCTGAACCGCCCCGACGTGCGAAACGCCCTCACCCACGAGGTTTCTGGTGGGATTCTTGACGCCCTCTCTGAAATCGAAGCCAGCGACGCACGCTGTGTCATCATCGAAGGCGAAGGTGGTGCGTTCTCCGCCGGCGGTGATATCAACGCGATGATGAAAGGACTCGAAGGAGAATACTCGCTCCCCGAGCGCGAGCAACTCATCGTCCAGCGCACCTCGCGCGCCGTCGTGCGTGTGGCTGAGTTTCATCTCCCAACCATCGCCAAAATCGACGGCGTGGCGTTCGGCGCGGGCGCGAACCTCGCCATCGCCTGTGACATCTTACTCGCTACCGAGGACTCGAAGATTAGCTTCGGCTTCCGGCAGGTCGGCCTCACCGTCGACTCTGGAACCTCGTATTTCCTGCCGCGCATCGTCGGCGAAAACACGGCCAAAGAACTCGTGTTCACCGGCGAACTCGTCGATGCCGACCGCGCAGCGTCACTCGGGTTGTTCAATCACGTCTACCGCGAAGCCGAATTTGAGACGAAAGTCGAGGAGTTCGTCGAGAAGATTGCGACCGGGCCGAGTGTCGCCCTCCGTGCTTCGAAACGGCTCATCCGGCAGGGAATGGAACAGTCGCTCGACCAAGCCATCACGAACGAAGCCACGGCGCAGGTGATGTGTTTCGCCACCGACGACCACGTCGAAGGAGCAACCGCGTTTATGGAAAAGCGCGCGCCTGAGTTCGAAGGCGAGTAACGCCGCGCCGTCCTCGACTTCGGTGCGTGGAGGGTTGGACACGAAAAAATTCTGCCGTCGAACGAAGCTATTTGCATCGTGCTATCATGGTTCGACCATGTCCTTCCAGCTCACGCCAGAGCAAGAGGCGATTCGACAGGCGGTACGCGAATTTGGCGACGCCGAAATCCGTCCGGTCGCCCGCGAATACGACGAGTCACGCGAGTACCCGGAAGCGATCCGTAAGAAGGCTGCCGAATACGACTTCGTCGCGCCGAACATCCCCGAGAAATACGGCGGTGCAGGCCTCGACTTGCTCTCCGTTGCCGTCATCACTGAAGAACTCTGGCGGGCGGACGCCGGAATTGGCAGCGCTATTTCGAGCGCCGGGTTTGGGACGGCCATGCTCATCAAATACGGCGACGAGTGGATGAAAGCAGAATGGCTCCCAAAAATCGCCGCCGGAGAATCGGTTTCTGCAAGCGCCATCTCAGAGCCAGCCCACGGGTCGAACGTCGCCGGAATGGAGACGCAGGCCGAACGGGATGGTGACGAGTGGGTCATAAACGGCACCAAGATGTGGATTACGAACGGCAACGTCGCGGACGTGGCCATCGTGATGGCGAAAACCGACCCCGACGCGGGCCACCGCGGCATCACGGCCTTTCTCGTCCCGACGGACACGCCCGGTTTCACGGCGCACAAAATCGACAACAAACTCGGTATCCACGCCTCAGACCTCGCCGAACTCACCTTCGAAAACCTCCGCATTCCGGAAGCAAACGTGCTCGGTGAAGTGAACAAAGGTTTCTACCAACTCATGAACTTCTTCGCCCACGGCCGAATTAGCGTCGCCTCGCAGGCGCTTGGCGTCGCACAGGCCGCGGTTGACGAGGCCATTTCGTATGCCGGAGAACGCGAGCAGTTCGACCAGCCAATCGCCGAATTCCAAGCGATTCGCCACAAAATTGCGGACATGGCGACGAACGTCGAAGCTGCGCGGTCGCTCAACTACCGCGCAGCCACGGCCGTTGAAGCCGACGACGACGAGCTCGCCGCAAAGTTCGCATCGATGGCAAAACTGTTCGCAAGCGAGCACGCGGTTCGCGTCGCAGACGAGGGCTTGCAGGTCCACGGCGGGGCGGGCTTCGTCACCGACCACCCCGCAGAGCGCTTCTACCGTGATGCGCGGATTACGAAAATCTACGAGGGTACGTCAGAAATCCAGAAAAACATCATCGCAGACCGACTGCTCTAAAGCGTTCGCGCACGCCTCAGTCGTAGGTGTAGAAGCCTTCGCCTGTGGCTTTTCCGGTTTTCCCCTCTTCAACGAGCGAGACGAGATACGAGCTTGGCACAAAGCGGTCTGCGTCCGTGCGTTCGTCGTAGTCACGAAGGGTATCGAGCACCACGTCAAGCCCAATCTCGTCTGCCCGCGCACATGGCCCCTCGGGGAAGCCCGCACCGAGTTTCATCCCCGTATCTATCTCACTCGGGATGGAGACGGCTTGGTCTACGAGTTTCGCCGCCTCGTTTATCATCCGCGCTTCGATGCGAAGGGTATCGACTTCGCCGGATACGTCGTCTTCGGTGTAGTCAGCGCCTCCGTCGTCGTAGTCGTACCAGCCTTTGCCCGATTTTCGCCCGTACTCCTCTGCGTCCACACGCGCTTGCATGGCCGGAGCGATTGGCTTATCCGCTTCTTCTCGCACGCTATGGGAAATGTCGATGCCAGTCATGTCTGCGAGTTCGAACGGCCCCATCGGGTAGCCCCGCTCGTACACCATCGTCGCGTCGATGTCGCGGACGGTTCCCGCGTCTTCTGAGACCATCCATGCAGGTTCATCGAGAAACGGCCCGAGCACGGAGTTCACGACGAAGCCGTTCACATCCTTGCGGACGTAAATTGGCGTCTTGTCGATGGATTCGACAAAGTTGGCCGCCTTCGTGGCAATCGCTTCGCTCGTCTCCTCGCCGTAGATGACCTCCACGAGCGGCATCTTTACCGGTGGGTTAAAAAAGTGCAAGCCAACCACGCGCGCCGGGTTTTCGACCACCTTCGCAATCTGCGTAATCGACAGCGACGAGGTGTTTGTCGCTAGAATCGCATCGGCTGGTGCGTATTCGGAGAGTTCTGAGAAAATGCTCTGTTTTATCGAAAGTCGTTCTGGCGCGGCTTCGATGACGAGGTCTGCGTCCGCGATGGCCTTTTCTAAGTCAACCGCGAGGTCGATGCGGTCGAGGATGGCTGACGCTGATTCGTCGAGTTGTCCTTTCGCTTCCAGCTTTTCGAGACTCCACTGTATCTGGCCGTGTCCCTTCTCTACGTACTCGCGTTCGATGTCGCGGAGCGTCACGTCGTAGCCCGCGATGGCAGTCACCTCCGCGATGCCGTGACCCATGTTCCCCGCGCCGAGCACCGTCACGCGCTGTATCCCCTCTACTACCATGTGTTAACCGCTGTCAGCAACCGAGTTAATTCCACCGCCGATAGTGGTCGATTTTCACCGGAAAAGCGGTGTGTTCAGAGCGACTCTTTACCGTCGATGATGCGTTTGGCGCGGTCTGTGAGCTGTTGGACCTGCGTCTCCATCTGCGGGTAGAGGTCGTCGTCGCTGTTGCCTTCGAGATATCGCCGGTAGAACATTTCACCGAGACCGATGAGTTTGAACACCGCGAGCGTCCGGTAGAAGCGCTCGTGGACGAACTCTCGGCCAGTCTGTTCTTCGTAGCGGTCAACGAGGGCTTGGCGGCTTGGGTAGCCCTCGCGCTCCATGAATCGCGCCATCAAGTCAGGCACTGCGGGCGGTTCATCACCGTCGTCGCGCCAGTAGGCGAGCATCCAGCCGAGGTCACAGAGTGGGTCCCCGAGCGTCGAAAGTTCCCAGTCGAACACGCCGACGATTTCGGGAGGCGTCCCCGGCCCGAACATCACGTTGTCGAGTTTGTAGTCGCCGTGGACGAGCGTGTGGTCGTGGCTTTCTGGCGTGTTTTCGACGAGCCAGTCGTACACTTCTTCGACGCCGGAAACGGTACGGTCTTTTTCCGTGACTTCGCTCGCCCAGTCGAACTGCTTTTTCCAGCGGCTAACCTGCCGCTCGGTGTAGCCCTCTGGATAGCCAAACTCACCGAGACCGACGGCTTCGTAGTCCGTCTCGTGAATCTCCGCGAGCGCATCGACGAGCTGTTCGCCGACCTGTTCGCGCGGCTCGGGGTGGGCAAAGCGCTCTGGTTCGTCTCGGCGGAGCACGTCGCCCGCTTCTTTTTCCATCACGTAGAAGTCACACCCGAGCACGGAGTGGTCGTCCGTGCCGAGGATGGTGCGCGGCACGCGGACAGGCGTGTCCTGCAGGGCGTTCATCACCTTGTACTCGCGGAGCACGTCGTGGGCGGACTCTGCAGTCTCACCCGGTGGTGGGCGGCGAATAACGAGTTCGAGGTCGCCCCACGTCACGAACAGCGTCTCGTTTGAGTGGCCCTCTTTGTGGTGGCGAACGTCGTACTCTGTGACCGCGCCTAACTCGGCTTCGAGGAACTCGGCGAGTTTCTCCTCGTCTACGATGCGCGAGAAGTACTCCTCTGAATGATCGCTCACAGTGCCCACCTCAGATAGATGTTCCCTAACATGGTCGCGGCTACAACGTCCGGCTACGAAAACCTGCGGGTATCGGCGGCTGTTGGTGAGCAAAATTCGGGACACGTCTTTTGTCTCTCACTCCAATGTGGCCCTATGGACGAGGCACTCTCGCAGGCGGCCACCGCAATCCAGGAGGCAGACGCTGTTGTCGCGCTCACGGGCGCAGGCGTTAGCACTGCCTCTGGCATCCCCGACTTTCGCAGCGAAGACGGTCTCTGGCAGAAACACGACCCACAGAGCTTTCACTTCAGCCGGTTTCACGCAGACCCCGAAGGATTTTGGCGCGACCGCCTTTCGATGTTCGAAGACATCTACGCCGGGGGCGATATCGCGCCCAACGACGCTCACGTCGCGCTCGCGGCCCTCGAAGCTGCGGGCCACCTCGACACGCTCATCACCCAGAACATCGACGGCCTGCACCGCGAGGCAGGCTCTGAAGACCTCATCGAACTCCACGGTACGGGCGCAGCAGTCGCCTGCATGGACTGCGGCGAGCGCGCCGACGCAGCCCCGACGTGGGAGGAAGTCAAAGCCGGAAACGTCCCGCCGCGCTGTGCGTTGTGTGACGGTATCGTAAAGCCTGCCGTCGTGCTGTTCGGCGAATCCATGCCCGAGGTGGCGATGTCGCGTGCGCACTCGCTCGCCACATCCTGTGACGTGTTTCTCGTCGCGGGGTCATCGCTCTCGGTTGAACCGGCCGCTTCACTCCCACGCATCGCGGCGAGAAACGGCGCGACGACCATCTACGTGAACTTAGCCGACACCGGCTTCGACGCTGACTACACCTTCGACGCTGACGTGACCGACGTGCTCCCGCGACTCGTCTCCGCGGTCCGCAAGCCCTAGTGTTTTGGTAACGCGCACCGTGGGCTCTGACACTATGGACTACGGCGTTGCCCACACCAAAGACGTGCCCGTGACCGACCTCTCTGAAATCGAGGAACTCCCACCAGACCTCAATATCCGCTCGCTCGACGATGCGCTTGGCTTAGAAAAGATGAACGCGAAGCTCTGGTACCTCGAACCCGGCGAGCAGATTGGCTATCACGCCCATTCAGAACAGGAGGAGTTCTACTACGTCATCGAAGGTACGTTCTCGCTGAAACTGGGGCGTTCTGGAGAAGAAGAAATCCACGAAGTCGGCCCGGGGACGTTCTTTGCGGCTGGCCCAGAAATCGGCCACGGCTATCGCAACGTCGGCGACGAACAGGGGGTTGTGCTGGCGATTGGAACGCCACCGGTACACGACCCCGGCTTAGACCCACACGCGCTCGATTAGGCGTAGGAGGCTTCGAGATACTCGTTTATTTTCGCAGACTCGGCCATCGTCACGCCGTACTCTTCATCAACCAGCACGGGGACGCCCCGCTGGCCGGAGACGCGTTTGACTTCGTTTCGCTTCGAGTGGAGGGCTTCGACCCAGACGCTCTCGAACTCGACATTGAGTTCTTCGAGTTTGTCCACGACGAGTTCACACCACGGACAGCCTTCGAGTCGGTAGAGAGTGAGGCTCATAGCACGCAGAAGCACCCACAGAAAGAAAAGTGTGTTCGGCCCGGAGGATTTTGATGGGTTCACCCATTGTAACGAATATGCCACCAGCCACAGGCGAGCGAGCACCCAACTTCACGGCCCTGTACTGTGACGGCGAAACCTTCCGCGAAGCCAGCCTCGATGCCGTCCTTGGCGAACGCGGCGGCGTCCTCGTCTTTTCCGGATTTACCGGAAGCGCCATCACTCACAATTGGTGGACGCGCTATGCGAAGGCTGGCTGGGACGAGTTCGATGGGATGACCGTCACCGGCGTCACGCGCGACGGGCCGTATGCACAAAATGCCTTCCTGCGCGCCCTCGACAGCCCGTTTTCGCTGTTCGCAGACGTAGACGCCCGCGCTATCTCCGCGTTCGACCTCCTCTGCGAACGCGAAGGGATGGCTGGCGTCTCGACGGCGCGCAGAGCCGTGTTCGTCCTCAATGCGAACCGTGTCGTCCAGTATCGCTGGCTTGCTGAGGACTGGATTTCACCGGTGCCACGCAAGGAGATTGAAGCCGCAATCGCCGGGTGTTGAGCGTTGACTGAGTCCGGCGGTTTATCTTTGTAGACCACGAATATTCTGTCATATGCGTCCGTCTATCCACGTCGTCGAGTCCGACGCGGAGTATGAAGCTGCTCTCTCCGTTCGATTCCGGGTTTTCGTAGAGGAGCAAAACGTTCCAGAAGACTTGGAAGTTGATGAGTACGAAGCCGACTGCGTCCACTTCGTCGCGTACATCGATGATGAGGCCGTTGGAGCCGCGCGGCTTCGCCCGCTCGACGACGAACGGGCGAAAGTAGAGCGCGTGGCCGTCCTCGAACCGTATCGCGGTAACGGGCTTGGCTTCGAACTCATGGCTTGTGTCGAGTCAGAGGCCCACGCACGCGGCTACAACCATCTCATCCTCAACTCACAAGTGCACGCAAAGCCGTTCTACGAGCGCCTTGGGTACCTCCAGCAAGGAGACGAGTTCGAAGAAGCAGGCATCCCCCACGTCAAAATGGACAAACTGTTTTAGAGGCCGAGTTGCTTCGCAATCGTGTTTAGCTGAATTTCGTCTGTTCCTTCCACGATACGAAGGATTCGCGCAAGGTGGAGGTGATCCATGAACGGGTTTTCCTCTGCGACGCCGTTGCCACCGTGAACCTGCACCGCGTCGTCTGCGAGTTGCCAGTAGGCGTCCGTCGCAAGCCATTTGAACGCAGACGACGCCTGTATCGCGTCTTCGTCGCGTGCCATCAGCCACGCACAACGAAGCCCCGCAGCCGCTGCAGCATCGAGCCGTGCCTTCCCGCGAGCGATTTTCGCAGAAATTTGCTGGAACTCGCCAATGGGCTGGCCGAACGCTTCGCGGTCGTTCGCGTAGGAAACACACTCGTCTACGAGGTGACTGGCGTAGCCCACGGCTTCGGCACCGAGCTCAAGGCGGCCGAGCGAGAGGAAGTCCATCGCGGTGTAGAACGCCTCATCGACCGCCCCAAGCACGCGCGAATCAGGGACGCGAACCTCGTCAAAGATGAGTTCTGCCTGCATACCTTCCATGCCGACGGCGTTGTTCATCGAGCCAAGTTCGTACTCGTCCGCTTCGACGATAAAGCACGTAATGCCGCCGTAGCGTCCCGCTGTTTCTTGAGGCGTCGTCCGCGCGAACACCTGCACGAAGTCGGCGTAGGGTGCGTTCGTAATCCACTGCTTTCGGCCGGTTATCACCCACTCTTCGCCTTGCTTTCGCGCCGTCGTCTGCATATTTGGAGAGTCTGAGCCAGCCCCGGGTTCGGTCTGTGCGAACGCCGTCGATTGCTCGCCGCGGACGACTGGTTTCAGGTAGGTCTCGGTTTGCGTTGCATCCGCCTGCAGTAAGAGTGGCTTTGGCCCCTCTGGCCCGGCGAGAATATGACGGGTGAGACCGGTTCCTTTGGCGGCAACATGTTTTTTCGCGCGATACCACGTCACCGTCGAGACGCCTTCGCCACCCACGCGTTCGGGCAAATTCATCGCGTAGAAACCTGCGTCTGCGCTCTTCTTGCGGATGGTCTCGACCGCATCGAGCACTTCGGGAACGAGCCGTCCGTCCGTTTCGTGTTGCAATCGCGGATTGGCGTACACCTCACCCAACTCGGCTTCGAGTGGTCTGACTTCGCGTTCGATGAATTGGTCGAGGCTCTGGCGGATGAGTCGGGTTTCTTCGTCCACTTCGAAAGAAACCCCGCCGTGGTTGTTTTCTGCGGGCATGACGCTACCAACACAGGTTGAGGAGTTAACGTTCAGGGGCGTCCCGGCACGACCATTAAGTAACCTCCACGTGAGGTGCGAGCATGGATCTCTCTGGTGTTCGCATCCTCGATTTAACTCGACTCCTGCCCGGTCCCTACGCCACCCAACTCCTCTCTGACCTCGGCGCAGATGTCATCAAAGTTGAGGACACCGGCGCGGGCGACTACGCGCGAGCAATGGCGCCACTCACCGACGAGGGCATCGGCGCGGTGTTCGACGGCGTGAATCGCGGCAAACGAAGCGTCGCCATCGACCTGAAAGCAGCCGCTGGACAGGAAGCGTTCTACAAACTCGTCGAAAGTGCAGACGTAGTGTTTGAAAGCTTTCGCCCGGGCGTCACAGAACGGTTGGGAATCGACTACGACACGCTCACTGAGCGCAACCCGAAACTCGTCTACTGCTCGTTGTCTGGGTTCGGACAGACCGGCCCGCTTGCAGACGCCGTTGGCCACGACTTGAATTATATCGGCCTCGCAGGGATGCTCGATATGACCCGCGAAGACGAGACGTCGAAGCCCCAAATTCCGGGCTACCCGACAGCGGACATGGCTGGCGGCCTCTTTTGTGCGTTCTCCATCGTAAGCGGCCTTCTCTCACGCGAACTCGGTAACGGTGGAAGCTACGTTGACGTGTCGATGACCGATGTCGTCCTCTCGTTTTCTCACGCCCTCGCCGCCCCCGCCTTCGACGGTGAGACGCCGCGGCCGGGCGAAACGATGCTCACCGGCGAGTACCCGTGGTACGACGTGTACGCCGCGAAAGACGGCTACGTAACGCTCGCCGCGCTCGAACCGAAGTTCTGGGAAGCCTTCTGTGAGGCAGTCGGTAGAACCGACCTCATCGCTGCCCACATGACCGAGGACCCGGCAGAGCGCGAGGCCCTCCGCGAGGAGCTCTCGAACCTCTTTGCCGGGAAAACGCGTGACGAGTGGGTCGACCTCCTCAGCGCTGTGGACGCCGCCTTCGGCGGGGTGTACACGCTCACCGAAGCCCTCAACCACCCACAAATCGCATCTCGCATCGTCAAACGACCCGAAGACGGCCGCCCGCGCATCGGCTTCCCGGCCGTCACCGACCGAACCCCTGAGACGGACGAATCGCTTCCCGCACAGGGCGAACACACCGAAGCGGTGCTGCGAGACGTGGGTCTCTCGCCGTTCAACATCGACACACTGCGCCGCGACGGCGTTATCGACTGACCGGCCACCAAGAGTTATTTGCCCGGCGCGAGGAGTGCAACCATGCGACTTGGCCTGTTACTGCCGCACATTGGTACCGTCAATCCGACAGAGCTTGCAGTTCGCGCAGAGGACTTGGGTTATGGCTCCGTCTGGCTCGGGGAACTCTGGGGATCTGACTCGACGATTCAGCTCACTGCTATCGCCGGAGAGACCGACGATATCGAGATTGGCACGGCGATTCTCAACGTTTTCTCGCGCTCGCCTGCCGTCCTCGCCATGACCGCCGCCACGTTAGACCGCGTCTCAGATGGCCGGTTCACCCTCGGCCTCGGGACGAGCACGCCAAAGGCAATCGAAGACCTCCATGGCATGCCCTTCGACCGCCCTGTGCGCCGCTCGCACGAAACCATCGAACTCGTCAAACAGTTCCTCGGCGGCGGCGACGAGCGCGTGAACTACGACGGTGAACTATTCGAGACAAAGGACTTCCCGCCGCTTGACGCCGACGTTGAGGTGTACCACGCCGCGCTCGGCCCCGCAAACCGCCGCGTGGTTGCGCGCCTCGCAGACGGGTGGATTCCACACAACATTCCGTTCCCGCACGTAGAAGCGGCGTTCGAGTACGTCGCAGAACACGCAGAGAAGGCGGGCCGCGACCCGGACGACATCACCGTCGCGCCCTACATTCCGTCTGCCGTGAGCGACGACGAGGCGGAAGCCCACGACGCGATTCGGGGACACATCGCGTACTACGTCGGCAGTGGGAAGGGCTACCAACGCGCCGTCGCCCAGTTGTTCCCCGAGGAAGCAGACGCCGTCGCAGACGCGTGGCGCAGCGGTGACCGCAAAGGTGCGGCGGCCGAAGTCACAGACGAGATGGTGGCAGCCCTCGGCGTCTCTGGGACGCCCGAACAGGCACGCGACCGACTCCGCGATGTGATAGCGAATCCGGCCATCGACCGGCCGCTCATCACCATTCCGAATCAGACAGCTGAACAGTTAGCCGAACAGACGATTGAGGCGCTATCGCCGTCGAATCTCTGAATTAGTGATAGTACTGTTTTCTGATTAATCACTCCTTAGACCCCGATTTACGGGGTGCATAGGAAAGGGGATAGCCTGATTTTGCCATGATGATGACGAAGAAAACCCGCCGCCGCTTCCTCCAAGTGACAGGCAGTGCAATCGCAGTCGGCCTCGCCGGCTGTTCTGGCAACAGTGGTGAAGGCGAGACCACTGAGAACGACACGACCACGGAAGGCGACATGACGACCACCGAGGACAACATGACGACCACCGAAAACGCCACCACCACCGAGGCTGCGATGGAAGGCCCCGGCGGAGAGGACGGAGAGCACTGGCACGGTGCGATGTACCTCGAAGTCGACGGCGAGCGCATGAACCTCTCGACCGAGACGTTCGTGGACGACGAAAACCTCGAACCGTTCCACTTCCACACCGAGAAGAACAACAACAACAAGTGGCACCTCTCAGAGGAAGCCGTCACGCTCGGTGAAGGCCTCAATCAGGTGCCGAACATCAGCTACCAGAAGATGGGCGAGAACTCGTCGCTCACCGTGGACGGCGAAACCTATGACTCGAGCGACTTTAACACGAACATCGCCATCCAGCAGCGCGACGTGACCATCGACCCAACCCAGTATCAGGTCAAAGACGGCGACATCTTCTGGGTCATGATTTCGACCGACGGCAGCGAACCAACGCCGAACCTTGAAGGTGGCGTCGAAGAAGACGACTCGACCGACAACTCAACGGAAACCACGACGACGGAGATGAACAGCTAACCTCTCCGCCCTACGCAATCCCTTCGCCCTCCGGGATTTTCACGCACCTCACCATACATCGGCCATGAGCCGCGGCTCAGAACGAAAACAGGTCGATGCCGCCGGTCACGCCAATGACCTGTCCCGTGATGTAACTCGCTTGCTCGCTCGACAAGTAGGCAATCAGGTTCGACACGTCGCGTTCGCGGCCGAGTTTCTGCATCGGCGTTGCTTTGCGAATGCGCTCGAACATCGGATTCGTCGCTGCTAATTCTTCGGATGAGAGGTCTGCGAGCGCATCCATCACGATGTTCGGCGTGATGATGTTGCAGG encodes:
- a CDS encoding 3-hydroxyacyl-CoA dehydrogenase; protein product: MVVEGIQRVTVLGAGNMGHGIAEVTAIAGYDVTLRDIEREYVEKGHGQIQWSLEKLEAKGQLDESASAILDRIDLAVDLEKAIADADLVIEAAPERLSIKQSIFSELSEYAPADAILATNTSSLSITQIAKVVENPARVVGLHFFNPPVKMPLVEVIYGEETSEAIATKAANFVESIDKTPIYVRKDVNGFVVNSVLGPFLDEPAWMVSEDAGTVRDIDATMVYERGYPMGPFELADMTGIDISHSVREEADKPIAPAMQARVDAEEYGRKSGKGWYDYDDGGADYTEDDVSGEVDTLRIEARMINEAAKLVDQAVSIPSEIDTGMKLGAGFPEGPCARADEIGLDVVLDTLRDYDERTDADRFVPSSYLVSLVEEGKTGKATGEGFYTYD
- a CDS encoding glutaredoxin domain-containing protein, with translation MSLTLYRLEGCPWCELVVDKLEELNVEFESVWVEALHSKRNEVKRVSGQRGVPVLVDEEYGVTMAESAKINEYLEASYA
- a CDS encoding phosphotransferase family protein encodes the protein MSDHSEEYFSRIVDEEKLAEFLEAELGAVTEYDVRHHKEGHSNETLFVTWGDLELVIRRPPPGETAESAHDVLREYKVMNALQDTPVRVPRTILGTDDHSVLGCDFYVMEKEAGDVLRRDEPERFAHPEPREQVGEQLVDALAEIHETDYEAVGLGEFGYPEGYTERQVSRWKKQFDWASEVTEKDRTVSGVEEVYDWLVENTPESHDHTLVHGDYKLDNVMFGPGTPPEIVGVFDWELSTLGDPLCDLGWMLAYWRDDGDEPPAVPDLMARFMEREGYPSRQALVDRYEEQTGREFVHERFYRTLAVFKLIGLGEMFYRRYLEGNSDDDLYPQMETQVQQLTDRAKRIIDGKESL
- a CDS encoding acyl-CoA dehydrogenase family protein, coding for MPAENNHGGVSFEVDEETRLIRQSLDQFIEREVRPLEAELGEVYANPRLQHETDGRLVPEVLDAVETIRKKSADAGFYAMNLPERVGGEGVSTVTWYRAKKHVAAKGTGLTRHILAGPEGPKPLLLQADATQTETYLKPVVRGEQSTAFAQTEPGAGSDSPNMQTTARKQGEEWVITGRKQWITNAPYADFVQVFARTTPQETAGRYGGITCFIVEADEYELGSMNNAVGMEGMQAELIFDEVRVPDSRVLGAVDEAFYTAMDFLSLGRLELGAEAVGYASHLVDECVSYANDREAFGQPIGEFQQISAKIARGKARLDAAAAAGLRCAWLMARDEDAIQASSAFKWLATDAYWQLADDAVQVHGGNGVAEENPFMDHLHLARILRIVEGTDEIQLNTIAKQLGL
- a CDS encoding acyl-CoA dehydrogenase family protein yields the protein MSFQLTPEQEAIRQAVREFGDAEIRPVAREYDESREYPEAIRKKAAEYDFVAPNIPEKYGGAGLDLLSVAVITEELWRADAGIGSAISSAGFGTAMLIKYGDEWMKAEWLPKIAAGESVSASAISEPAHGSNVAGMETQAERDGDEWVINGTKMWITNGNVADVAIVMAKTDPDAGHRGITAFLVPTDTPGFTAHKIDNKLGIHASDLAELTFENLRIPEANVLGEVNKGFYQLMNFFAHGRISVASQALGVAQAAVDEAISYAGEREQFDQPIAEFQAIRHKIADMATNVEAARSLNYRAATAVEADDDELAAKFASMAKLFASEHAVRVADEGLQVHGGAGFVTDHPAERFYRDARITKIYEGTSEIQKNIIADRLL
- a CDS encoding redoxin domain-containing protein encodes the protein MPPATGERAPNFTALYCDGETFREASLDAVLGERGGVLVFSGFTGSAITHNWWTRYAKAGWDEFDGMTVTGVTRDGPYAQNAFLRALDSPFSLFADVDARAISAFDLLCEREGMAGVSTARRAVFVLNANRVVQYRWLAEDWISPVPRKEIEAAIAGC
- a CDS encoding NAD-dependent deacylase, encoding MDEALSQAATAIQEADAVVALTGAGVSTASGIPDFRSEDGLWQKHDPQSFHFSRFHADPEGFWRDRLSMFEDIYAGGDIAPNDAHVALAALEAAGHLDTLITQNIDGLHREAGSEDLIELHGTGAAVACMDCGERADAAPTWEEVKAGNVPPRCALCDGIVKPAVVLFGESMPEVAMSRAHSLATSCDVFLVAGSSLSVEPAASLPRIAARNGATTIYVNLADTGFDADYTFDADVTDVLPRLVSAVRKP
- a CDS encoding SDR family oxidoreductase — translated: MDFGLSGKTALVTGGAGRIGSEDCRVLAAEGATVVVLDVAAEAAETVANEIRAAGGTAHAVTCNIITPNIVMDALADLSSEELAATNPMFERIRKATPMQKLGRERDVSNLIAYLSSEQASYITGQVIGVTGGIDLFSF
- a CDS encoding GNAT family N-acetyltransferase: MRPSIHVVESDAEYEAALSVRFRVFVEEQNVPEDLEVDEYEADCVHFVAYIDDEAVGAARLRPLDDERAKVERVAVLEPYRGNGLGFELMACVESEAHARGYNHLILNSQVHAKPFYERLGYLQQGDEFEEAGIPHVKMDKLF
- a CDS encoding LLM class flavin-dependent oxidoreductase produces the protein MRLGLLLPHIGTVNPTELAVRAEDLGYGSVWLGELWGSDSTIQLTAIAGETDDIEIGTAILNVFSRSPAVLAMTAATLDRVSDGRFTLGLGTSTPKAIEDLHGMPFDRPVRRSHETIELVKQFLGGGDERVNYDGELFETKDFPPLDADVEVYHAALGPANRRVVARLADGWIPHNIPFPHVEAAFEYVAEHAEKAGRDPDDITVAPYIPSAVSDDEAEAHDAIRGHIAYYVGSGKGYQRAVAQLFPEEADAVADAWRSGDRKGAAAEVTDEMVAALGVSGTPEQARDRLRDVIANPAIDRPLITIPNQTAEQLAEQTIEALSPSNL
- a CDS encoding CaiB/BaiF CoA-transferase family protein, with amino-acid sequence MDLSGVRILDLTRLLPGPYATQLLSDLGADVIKVEDTGAGDYARAMAPLTDEGIGAVFDGVNRGKRSVAIDLKAAAGQEAFYKLVESADVVFESFRPGVTERLGIDYDTLTERNPKLVYCSLSGFGQTGPLADAVGHDLNYIGLAGMLDMTREDETSKPQIPGYPTADMAGGLFCAFSIVSGLLSRELGNGGSYVDVSMTDVVLSFSHALAAPAFDGETPRPGETMLTGEYPWYDVYAAKDGYVTLAALEPKFWEAFCEAVGRTDLIAAHMTEDPAEREALREELSNLFAGKTRDEWVDLLSAVDAAFGGVYTLTEALNHPQIASRIVKRPEDGRPRIGFPAVTDRTPETDESLPAQGEHTEAVLRDVGLSPFNIDTLRRDGVID
- a CDS encoding cupin domain-containing protein; translation: MDYGVAHTKDVPVTDLSEIEELPPDLNIRSLDDALGLEKMNAKLWYLEPGEQIGYHAHSEQEEFYYVIEGTFSLKLGRSGEEEIHEVGPGTFFAAGPEIGHGYRNVGDEQGVVLAIGTPPVHDPGLDPHALD
- a CDS encoding enoyl-CoA hydratase-related protein; the encoded protein is MPADAVLLDIEEGIATITLNRPDVRNALTHEVSGGILDALSEIEASDARCVIIEGEGGAFSAGGDINAMMKGLEGEYSLPEREQLIVQRTSRAVVRVAEFHLPTIAKIDGVAFGAGANLAIACDILLATEDSKISFGFRQVGLTVDSGTSYFLPRIVGENTAKELVFTGELVDADRAASLGLFNHVYREAEFETKVEEFVEKIATGPSVALRASKRLIRQGMEQSLDQAITNEATAQVMCFATDDHVEGATAFMEKRAPEFEGE